In the genome of Christensenella timonensis, one region contains:
- a CDS encoding sodium ion-translocating decarboxylase subunit beta, producing the protein MEFLVNGIMALTWQQVIMFVIGGVLIFLAISKKLEPALLLPMGFGAILVNIPLSGAVDQVMAGVGNVNGIVDWLFSVGIEASEMMPLLLFIGIGAMIDFGPLLKNPKLLFFGAAAQFGIFATITASAALGFSIQDAASIGIIGAADGPTSILVSQVLGSGFVGPIAVAAYSYMALVPIIQPMAIKLVTTKKERAIKMEYHGEDIPKIAKILFPVVVTMIAGLVAPASIALVGFLMFGNLLRECGVLDSLSETASKVLVNLITLLLGITIASTMKAEAFVTWQTLMIMGLGLAAFFFDTIAGVMFAKLVNVFSKKKMNPMIGAAGISAFPMSARVVQKMGLEANNQNHLLMFAVGANVSGQIASVVAGGVILGLVPIMM; encoded by the coding sequence ATGGAATTTCTTGTGAACGGCATTATGGCGCTTACGTGGCAGCAAGTAATTATGTTTGTCATAGGCGGCGTGTTGATTTTTCTGGCAATTTCCAAAAAGTTGGAACCGGCGCTTTTGCTGCCAATGGGGTTTGGCGCAATCCTTGTCAATATCCCGCTTTCGGGCGCGGTTGACCAGGTGATGGCAGGCGTAGGAAATGTAAACGGCATCGTTGACTGGCTGTTCAGCGTAGGGATCGAAGCATCGGAGATGATGCCATTGCTCCTGTTTATCGGGATCGGCGCCATGATCGATTTTGGCCCGCTGCTCAAAAACCCGAAGCTGCTCTTCTTTGGGGCGGCCGCCCAGTTTGGTATTTTTGCTACCATTACAGCATCGGCGGCGCTCGGGTTTTCGATCCAGGATGCGGCTTCGATCGGCATTATCGGTGCGGCTGACGGCCCGACGTCCATTCTTGTATCGCAGGTGCTGGGCAGCGGCTTTGTAGGGCCGATCGCCGTTGCGGCATATTCGTATATGGCGCTGGTGCCCATCATACAACCGATGGCCATAAAGCTGGTCACCACCAAAAAAGAGCGGGCCATCAAGATGGAATACCATGGTGAAGATATTCCAAAGATTGCAAAAATATTGTTCCCGGTCGTTGTAACGATGATCGCGGGGCTGGTCGCGCCGGCGTCCATCGCGCTGGTCGGATTCCTGATGTTTGGGAACCTGCTGCGTGAATGCGGCGTACTGGATTCGCTTTCGGAGACCGCTTCTAAAGTGCTGGTCAACCTGATCACATTACTATTGGGTATCACGATCGCATCTACGATGAAAGCGGAAGCTTTTGTTACATGGCAGACACTGATGATCATGGGGCTCGGCTTGGCGGCGTTCTTCTTCGACACGATCGCCGGCGTTATGTTCGCGAAGCTGGTCAACGTATTCAGTAAAAAGAAGATGAACCCGATGATCGGCGCCGCAGGGATATCGGCATTCCCGATGTCTGCGCGTGTGGTGCAAAAGATGGGGCTTGAGGCAAACAACCAGAACCATCTGCTGATGTTTGCGGTAGGAGCGAATGTTTCAGGGCAGATCGCTTCTGTGGTCGCAGGCGGCGTC